The proteins below come from a single Eucalyptus grandis isolate ANBG69807.140 chromosome 3, ASM1654582v1, whole genome shotgun sequence genomic window:
- the LOC104438405 gene encoding monogalactosyldiacylglycerol synthase, chloroplastic, which produces MSHPSTVRQEPRVLSDLVSQLGHLALNSNSRALNSEGYSSFLSNYLYFDGSIGFKRPKLSSSLSLSTRGSASSIRRLLSDFNKAVRFHCERIPIGFASVRVDSGNGNGDSSINNGDNDNGLRDDACGVLVDDGVHVNGVEADTPKKVLILMSDTGGGHRASAEAIKAAFHEEFGDDYQVFVTDLWSDHTPWPFNQLPRSYNFLVKHGPLWKMTYYASAPRIIHQSNFAATSTFIAREVAKGLMKYQPDIIISVHPLMQHVPLRILRAKGLLKKIVFTTVITDLSTCHPTWFHKLVTRCYCPSAEVAKRALKAGLQPSQIKVYGLPVRPSFVKPVRPKDELRRELGMDEDLPAVLLMGGGEGMGPIEATARALGDALYDEHLMKPIGQILVICGRNKKLPNRLLSIDWKIPVQVKGFVTKMEECMGACDCIITKAGPGTIAEAMIRGLPIILNDYIAGQEVGNVPYVVENGFGKFSKSPKEIANIVAEWFGPKADELKAMSQNALKLARPDAVFKIVHDLDELVKQRSFVPQYNTT; this is translated from the exons ATGAGTCACCCTTCGACCGTGCGTCAAGAACCCCGCGTTCTCTCTGATTTGGTGTCCCAGTTGGGTCACCTCGCGCTCAACTCGAACTCCCGCGCCTTGAATTCTGAAGGGTACTCCTCGTTTTTGTCTAACTATCTCTACTTTGACGGTTCAATCGGTTTTAAGAGGCCGaagctttcttcttccttgagttTGAGCACCAGAGGCAGTGCTTCGAGCATTCGCCGGCTCCTAAGCGACTTCAATAAGGCTGTTAGGTTCCATTGTGAGAGAATACCAATTGGGTTCGCTTCCGTTCGGGTTGATTCGGGGAACGGTAATGGGGATAGTAGTATTAATAATGGGGATAACGATAATGGGTTGAGAGATGATGCCTGTGGTGTCTTGGTGGATGATGGGGTACATGTCAATGGCGTTGAGGCTGATACCCCGAAGAAAGTTCTCATTTTAATGAGTGATACCGGCGGCGGCCATCGGGCTTCTGCAGAGGCTATCAAGGCAGCTTTTCACGAAGAATTTGGGGATGATTATCAG GTATTTGTTACTGATTTGTGGTCAGACCATACACCTTGGCCATTTAACCAGTTGCCTAGAAGCTATAACTTCTTGGTGAAACACGGGCCCTTGTGGAAGATGACCTATTATGCAAGTGCTCCAAGAATTATTCATCAATCAAACTTTGCTGCAACTTCAACCTTTATAGCTCG AGAGGTTGCCAAAGGACTAATGAAGTACCAACCTGACATTATTATTAGTGTACATCCTCTTATGCAACATGTTCCGCTTCGTATTCTAAGGGCGAAGGGTCTTCTAAAGAAGATTGTTTTTACCACGGTTATCACAGATTTAAGCACTTGCCATCCTACATG GTTTCATAAGCTTGTGACTAGGTGTTACTGCCCGTCAGCAGAGGTAGCAAAGAGGGCCTTAAAAGCTGGATTGCAGCCTTCACAGATTAAGGTGTATGGCCTTCCTGTGAGACCTTCATTCGTTAAGCCTGTCAGGCCAAAG GATGAACTAAGGAGAGAACTGGGTATGGATGAGGATCTTCCAGCTGTCTTGTTAatgggaggaggagaaggaatgGGTCCAATTGAAGCCACTGCTCGTGCACTAGGGGATGCATTGTATGATGAGCATCTTATGAAGCCAATTGGTCAGATCCTCGTCATTTGTGGCCGCAACAAAAAACTCCCCAATAGATTGCTTTCAATTGATTGGAAGATTCCTGTGCAG GTGAAGGGGTTTGTCACCAAAATGGAGGAATGCATGGGTGCTTGTGATTGCATCATTACAAAG GCGGGCCCTGGGACCATTGCAGAGGCGATGATTCGAGGTCTTCCTATCATTCTTAATGATTATATAGCAGGGCAG GAAGTGGGAAATGTGCCGTATGTGGTGGAAAACGGATTTGGGAAGTTCTCGAAATCACCAAAAGAGATAGCCAACATCGTCGCAGAATGGTTTGGCCCAAAAGCAGATGAGCTCAAGGCCATGTCACAAAATGCACTGAAGCTGGCTAGGCCTGATGCCGTGTTTAAGATCGTTCACGATCTCGACGAGTTGGTCAAGCAAAGAAGCTTCGTACCTCAGTACAACACGACATAG
- the LOC104438404 gene encoding uncharacterized protein LOC104438404, which translates to MMSCVCSCSCGPLIVPKSSVGRGSSRARRNAVGVISPHGSTGRGERSGFVGVRASMVDSYENSSDFAKRMEQAWLISQQPRPVACSSCNSKGHVECKWCAGTGFFILGDNMLCQVPSRNTSCVICGGKGSTCCSDCKGTGFRAKWLGQPTTLKE; encoded by the exons ATGATGAGCTGCGTCTGCAGTTGTAGTTGCGGACCCTTAATTGTTCCCAAGTCATCCGTAGGTCGTGGGAGTTCACGGGCCCGTCGAAATGCAGTCGGTGTAATTTCTCCTCACGGTTCGACGGGGAGGGGTGAGAGGTCTGGGTTCGTCGGTGTGAGAGCTTCAATGGTGGATTCGTATGAGAACTCCTCTGATTTCGCTAAGCGCATGGAGCAGGCCTGGTTGATTTCTCAG CAACCTAGGCCGGTAGCTTGTTCCTCTTGCAACTCAAAGGGGCATGTAGAATGCAAATGGTGTGCAGGTACGGGTTTCTTCATCCTTGGAGACAACATGCTCTGCCAAGTCCCTTCAAGAAACACAAGCTGCGTCATATGTGGTGGAAAG GGTTCAACGTGCTGCTCAGACTGTAAGGGGACAGGGTTTCGAGCCAAGTGGTTGGGACAGCCTACCACTTTGAAGGAGTGA
- the LOC104438400 gene encoding lariat debranching enzyme, which translates to MKIAVEGCMHGDLDGVYKTLQYIERQRGIKVDLLLCCGDFQAVRNERDLESLNVPRKYRAMNSFWKYFSGEEVAPVPTIFIGGNHEASNYLWELYYGGWAAPNIYFLGFAGVVKFGNIRIGGLSGIYNARHYRLGHYERPPYNEETIRSVYHVREYDVYKLMQVEEPIDIFLSHDWPLGITDYGNSKKLIQQKPFFEKEIFQRTLGNKAAAQLLGELKPAYWFSAHLHCQFAASVEHGEGGPVTNFLALDKCLPGRKFLQIVDIESEPGPHEILYDEEWLAITRKFHSVFPLTTKSADFGAVQLDMQECQQLVRSRLQERGARPFEFERTVPCHNPSQSSPNGSPALPRNPQTESLLQLLELPYLLDLTSESRDPISSPASMIYRGSLGADSEEIPIDDIDELEEHAEDNVETEDEYLLNAALNDDKNQFPLSLRVSCFQQLLSLIISVQDSPESFMETRVFTLNHLIFLVIFLAHVVASSAQLSFGFYAASCPAAESIVRNTVRSASSSDPTIPGKLLRLLFHDCFVEGCDASVLIRGNGTEQNDPANTSLGGFSVIDSAKRVLELFCPGTVSCADIIALAARDAVELTGGPAVQIPTGRKDGRVSAASNVRPNIVDTSFTINEMIKLFSSKGLSLADLVALSGAHTIGAAHCSAFSDRFQADSKGKFTLIDSSLDKNYAEELMRRCPAGASPSITVNNDPETSLSFDNQYYRNLLLHKGLFQSDSVLVKDNRTREKVENFANDQDSFFASWAQSFLKLSVVEVKTGNAGEVRQSCSLING; encoded by the exons ATGAAGATCGCCGTCGAAGGTTGTATGCATGGAGACCTCGACGGTGTGTACAAGACCCTTCAGTACATCGAGCGTCAGCGCGGCATCAAGGTCGACCTTCTCCTCTGTTGCGGCGACTTTCAG GCTGTGAGGAATGAGAGAGATTTAGAGAGCTTGAATGTGCCCAGGAAGTATCGAGCGATGAACTCGTTCTGGAAGTACTTTTCCGGGGAGGAGGTCGCACCCGTTCCAACTATATTCATTGGCGGGAATCATGAAGCTTCCAATTACTTGTGGGAATT GTACTATGGAGGATGGGCAGCACCTAACATATACTTCTTGGGGTTTGCTGGGGTGGTCAAGTTTGGGAACATCCGTATTGGTGGACTCTCTGGAATTTATAATGCACGTCATTATCGTTTAG GACACTATGAGAGGCCCCCTTATAACGAGGAGACCATCAGGTCTGTTTACCACGTTCGTGAATATGATGTGTACAAACTTATGCAAGTTGAGGAACCAATcgacatttttctttcccatgaTTGGCCTCTTGGAATCACTGACTATGGAAACTCTAAAAAACTCATACAGCAGAAGCCATTTTTTGAGAAAGAG ATTTTTCAAAGGACTCTTGGAAATAAGGCTGCAGCTCAACTGCTGGGGGAGCTAAAACCAGCTTATTGGTTTTCTGCCCATCTACACTGCCAATTTGCTGCTTCAGTTGAACACGGTGAAGGTGGCCCAGTGACCAATTTTCTTGCACTGGATAAGTGCCTACCAGGCCGCAAGTTTTTACAG ATTGTTGATATTGAATCAGAGCCGGGACCACATGAGATTTTGTATGATGAGGAATGGCTAGCAATAACGCGGAAGTTCCATTCTGTCTTCCCTTTGACCACTAAAAGTGCAGATTTTGG GGCCGTTCAACTTGACATGCAAGAATGTCAACAATTGGTCAGGAGCAGACTTCAAGAAAGAGGTGCTCgaccttttgaatttgaaagGACAGTTCCATGTCACAATCCCTCTCAATCCTCTCCTAATGGTTCTCCAG CATTGCCTCGAAACCCTCAGACAGAATCTTTATTGCAGCTACTGGAACTTCCTTATCTTCTTGATCTCACATCAGAATCGAGGGATCCAATCAGCAGTCCTGCTTCAATGATCTACCGAG GTTCTTTGGGCGCTGATAGTGAAGAAATTCCTATTGATGATATTGATGAATTAGAAGAGCATGCAGAAGACAATGTTGAAACTGAGGATGAATA TTTATTAAATGCTGCTTTGAATGatgataaaaatcaatttcctcTCTCACTCCGAGTAAGTTGTTTTCAGCAGCTCTTATCACTGATAATTTCTGTGCAGGATTCACCCGAAAGCTTCATGGAGACCagagttttcactttgaatcATCTCATTTTTCTCGTCATCTTCCTAGCTCATGTGGTTGCCTCTTCCGCTCAGCTGTCTTTTGGCTTCTATGCTGCTTCATGTCCTGCTGCTGAATCCATAGTCAGGAACACAGTGAGATCAGCTTCTTCCAGTGACCCCACAATCCCTGGGAAGCTCCTTCGATTACTCTTTCATGACTGCTTCGTGGAG GGTTGCGATGCATCCGTGCTTATACGAGGAAATGGAACAGAGCAAAATGATCCAGCTAATACATCACTTGGAGGATTTTCTGTCATAGACTCAGCTAAAAGGGTTTTAGAATTATTCTGTCCAGGAACTGTTTCTTGCGCCGATATAATTGCATTAGCTGCCAGGGATGCTGTTGAACTG ACTGGAGGGCCTGCAGTTCAGATTCCAACAGGTAGGAAAGATGGGAGAGTTTCTGCAGCTTCAAATGTAAGACCCAACATCGTGGATACAAGTTTTACAATCAACGAGATGATTAAACTCTTCTCATCTAAGGGGCTGTCCTTGGCTGATCTTGTCGCACTGTCAG GTGCACATACCATAGGAGCGGCTCACTGCAGTGCATTCAGCGACAGATTCCAAGCTGACTCCAAGGGGAAGTTCACCCTAATTGACTCATCCCTCGACAAGAATTATGCAGAGGAACTCATGAGACGGTGCCCTGCAGGTGCTAGTCCTTCCATTACAGTTAACAACGACCCTGAAACATCCTTGTCATTTGACAATCAGTACTACCGAAATCTCTTGTTGCACAAGGGGCTATTTCAGTCAGATTCTGTACTGGTAAAGGATAACAGAACAAGGGAGAAAGTAGAGAATTTCGCAAATGACCAGGACAGTTTCTTTGCAAGCTGGGCTCAGTCATTCTTGAAGCTCAGTGTAGTTGAAGTAAAAACAGGCAATGCGGGGGAGGTGAGACAATCTTGCTCACTTATTAACGGGTGA
- the LOC104438406 gene encoding ER membrane protein complex subunit 4: MEKGKGVMGAGRRWAVDFTDNSTSPASRDVPDPLGFSRASLDQDDSAVSRQKKDAEANWKSQKAWEVAQAPFKNLMMMGFMMWMSGSTVHLFSIGITFSALWQPLSALQGVGKVFEPYKDNKVELLVPKLLYIALNLGGLALGVWKLNTLGLLPTHASDWVSSLPPAQEVEYSGGGIPLH; the protein is encoded by the exons ATGGAGAAGGGGAAAGGCGTTATGGGAGCGGGGCGGCGGTGGGCGGTCGACTTCACCGACAACTCGACCTCCCCGGCCTCCCGCGACGTCCCCGATCCTCTCGGCTTCTCCCGCGCCTCCCTCGATCAG GATGATTCTGCAGTCTCCCGACAGAAGAAGGACGCCGAGGCTAATTGGAAATCTCAG AAAGCATGGGAGGTGGCGCAGGCCCCGTTCAAGAATTTGATGATGATGGGGTTCATGATGTGGATGTCTGGAAGCACTGTCCATCTCTTTAGCATTGGTATCACGTTTTCGGCCCTTTGGCAGCCATTAAGCGCTCTTCAGGGAGTTGGAAAAG TTTTTGAGCCATACAAGGACAATAAGGTTGAGCTTCTTGTACCAAAGTTACTCTATATAGCCCTTAATCTGGGAGGTTTAGCACTTGGTGTTTGGAAG CTTAATACACTTGGCCTACTTCCTACACATGCATCAGATTGGGTCTCATCCTTACCTCCAGCACAG GAGGTCGAATACTCAGGTGGGGGCATCCCTCTACATTAA
- the LOC104438402 gene encoding protein TIC 55, chloroplastic, translating to MSLLRFHPLRPTATAGASSLPKLPLPLPTQPLKSLPSRPASSFRLHAVSTGFRDAASSLEDEDAKVLVGPASEEERRGERVVADYDWTEEWYPLYLANDVPDDAPLGLTVFDKQLVLYRDGDGLLRCYEDRCPHRLAKLSEGQLIDGRLECLYHGWQFEGEGKCVKIPQLPADAKIPQSACVRTYEVRDSQGVVWVWMSQKTPPNFSKIPWFENFARPGFQDTSTTHELPYDHSILLENLMDPAHIPISHDRTDWTAKREDAQPLCFQVTERTDRGFAGWWGKEKDESLPNFLRFEAPCVLQNNREFVDKNGVKHYFTGLFLCRPTGQGKSMLIVRFGGTMRSPLAKVFPKWYFHQNASKVFEQDMGFLSSQNEVLIKEKVPTKQLYLNLRSSDTWVAEYRKWMDKVGHGMPYHFGHSTISLPKEPAVVEHAPAGLVARASASSPAKGGIGTMHAPNLANRYFRHVIHCKGCRNVVKAFEAWKNGLFALAAALTALAILASARQWKVILLVTATACFGGVYVCSTAIAMNTTNFVRTHRRL from the exons ATGTCTCTCCTCCGCTTCCACCCCTTACgccccaccgccaccgccggcgCTTCCTCTCTCCCCAAGCTCCCTCTCCCCCTGCCAACACAGCCCCTCAAGTCCCTTCCTTCGAGACCCGCCTCCAGCTTCAGACTGCATGCGGTCTCGACGGGCTTCAGGGACGCTGCTTCTTCGCTCGAGGACGAGGATGCCAAGGTCCTCGTGGGCCCCGCCAGCGAGGAGGAGCGGAGGGGGGAGAGAGTGGTGGCGGACTACGACTGGACGGAGGAGTGGTACCCTCTCTACCTCGCCAACGACGTCCCCGACGACGCCCCGCTGGGCCTCACCGTGTTCGACAAGCAGCTCGTGCTCTACAGGGACGGCGACGGCTTGCTCCGGTGTTACGAAGATCGCTGTCCCCACAG GCTGGCAAAGTTATCAGAAGGTCAGCTGATTGATGGGAGGTTGGAATGTTTGTACCATGGTTGGCAGTTCGAGGGCGAGGGAAAATGTGTCAAGATACCTCAG CTGCCAGCGGACGCGAAAATTCCGCAATCAGCTTGTGTTAGGACATATGAGGTGAGGGATTCTCAAGGAGTTGTGTGGGTGTGGATGTCTCAGAAGACACCACCAAACTTCAGCAAGATACCATGGTTCGAGAATTTTGCAAGGCCGGGCTTTCAAGACACTTCAACTACCCACGAGCTTCCTTACGATCATTCCATACTTCTGGAGAACCTTATGGATCCAGCCCATATCCCCATTTCGCATGATAGAACAGATTGGACAGCGAAAAGGGAAGATGCCCAACCCCTATGTTTCCAAGTAACTGAACGGACGGACCGAGGATTTGCAGGATGGTGGGGTAAAGAGAAAGATGAGTCATTGCCTAACTTTTTGCGCTTTGAAGCACCATGTGTTCTTCAAAACAACAGAGAATTCGTCGACAAGAATGGAGTAAAACACTACTTCACTGGTCTATTCCTCTGTAGACCAACTGGACAAGGGAAGTCcatgcttattgtgaggtttggAGGGACGATGAGATCTCCTCTGGCTAAAGTCTTCCCTAAATGGTATTTCCACCAGAACGCGAGTAAAGTATTCGAGCAAGATATGGGATTTCTTTCATCACAAAATGAAGtcttgataaaagaaaaggttccCACAAAGCAGCTCTACCTTAACTTGAGGTCCTCAGACACATGGGTAGCGGAGTACAGGAAGTGGATGGACAAAGTAGGGCACGGAATGCCTTATCATTTTGGGCACAGCACCATTTCCTTGCCGAAGGAGCCTGCTGTGGTGGAACATGCACCGGCTGGTTTAGTCGCCAGAGCCTCTGCGTCGTCACCTGCCAAGGGAGGTATTGGGACAATGCACGCTCCTAATTTGGCCAACAGATACTTCAGGCATGTGATCCATTGCAAAGGATGCAGAAATGTAGTGAAAGCGTTTGAAGCTTGGAAAAATGGGCTCTTTGCTTTGGCTGCTGCTTTGACTGCATTGGCTATTTTAGCGTCTGCTAGACAGTGGAAGGTGATACTCCTGGTAACAGCAACGGCATGCTTCGGTGGAGTTTATGTGTGTTCAACAGCTATTGCTATGAATACTACAAACTTCGTCAGGACTCACAGGAGATTGTGA
- the LOC104438403 gene encoding zinc finger CCCH domain-containing protein 18, with protein MASDEEEERVLEVQLELQLQEQRDSLSSLNEALASDPANPEILAVHEELVSAIRDVEEGLFHLKRARLLREVDSVVQKSDSAVEDVKVESLDPNDVEAEPLEEQRYSIGSKCRFRHSDGHWYNGQIVGLEGSQLAKISFLTPKTENMLICKFFLQQRCRFGTSCRLSHGVDVPLSSLKKFVPTSWEQSLVGSSIWATSDSKAGVWREAELESWDDECGLGQVVFRDDGSSAKLGIDCIALSEYAEIGDEEESDSSSEQSDSSDYEEEDPQGLGFLEITANQRGVQTETAIFAKWENHTRGIASKMMANMGYREGMGLGRSGQGMVEPIPVKVLPPKQSLDDALKSNEQDKDHESQAKKRSRGGKRKREKKFAAAARAAKDAEERRPDVFSLINTQLAMHGEALNGKSAKKQQLKDSGEKKIDRQALVAYDDEMKELRMRVEKLEEMVVRNKNDKIVCEAAMRKLAETRKTLAEAEAAHASASHAIMSKEKEKKWLKF; from the exons ATGGCGagcgacgaagaagaagagagagttcTGGAGGTTCAGCTCGAGCTCCAATTGCAGGAGCAGAGAGACTCCCTTTCTTCGCTCAATGAAGCCCTTGCCTCCGACCCTGCCAACCCCGAGATCCTTGCG GTTCATGAAGAGCTGGTTTCTGCAATAAGAGATGTGGAGGAAGGGCTTTTTCACCTTAAGCGTGCACGGTTGTTACGGGAAGTTGATTCGGTGGTACAGAAGTCAGATTCTGCTGTTGAGGATGTTAAGGTGGAGTCTTTGGATCCAAATGATGTTGAAGCTGAGCCTCTGGAGGAGCAAAGGTACTCCATTGGGTCAAAATGTCGATTTCGCCACAGCGATGGTCACTGGTATAATGGTCAGATAGTTGGATTGGAGGGCTCACAGTTGGCCAAAATCTCTTTCCTCACGCCGAAAACTGAAAATATGCTG ATATGCAAGTTCTTTCTGCAGCAACGATGTCGGTTTGGTACTAGCTGCCGCTTATCACATG GAGTAGATGTTCCATTGTCATCCTTAAAGAAATTTGTCCCAACAAGTTGGGAGCAGTCATTGGTGGGGTCCAGTATATGGGCAACGTCAGATAGTAAAGCTGGTGTATGGAGAGAAGCTGAGCTTGAATCATGGGATGATGAATGTGGTCTTGGACAAGTTGTTTTCCGGGATGATGGAAGCTCTGCAAAGCTTGGCATTGATTGTATAGCGCTATCTGAGTATGCGGAAATTGGTGATGAAGAAGAGAGTGATTCAAGCTCAGAGCAATCTGACTCTAGTGACTATGAAGAAGAGGACCCTCAGGGTCTGGGATTTCTTGAAATCACTGCAAATCAGAGGGGTGTCCAGACAGAAACTGCCATCTTTGCTAAGTGGGAGAATCACACACGTGGCATAGCATCCAAGATGATGGCCAACATGGGCTATCGTGAAGGGATGGGTTTAGGCAGATCTGGGCAAGGAATGGTTGAACCCATTCCCGTGAAAGTCCTTCCACCAAAACAATCACTGGATGATGCCCTGAAGTCTAATGAACAAGACAAAGATCATGAAAGTCAAGCAAAGAAGCGCAGCAGAGGTGGAAAAAGGAAACGTGAGAAGAAGTTTGCTGCGGCAGCTCGGGCAGCAAAAGATGCCGAAGAAAGAAGACCAGATGTCTTCAGTCTGATCAATACCCAACTTGCAATGCATGGGGAGGCGTTGAATGGGAAGTCTGCAAAGAAGCAGCAACTTAAAGACTCTGGGGAGAAGAAAATAGATAGGCAGGCTCTTGTTGCTTATGATGACGAGATGAAAGAATTGCGAATGCGAGTGGAGAAGCTTGAGGAGATGGTTGTTAGGAACAAGAACGACAAGATAGTGTGTGAGGCGGCCATGAGGAAGTTGGCCGAAACCCGCAAAACTTTGGCTGAGGCTGAAGCAGCTCACGCTTCTGCATCTCATGCGATTATGtccaaggagaaagaaaagaaatggctGAAGTTTTGA
- the LOC104438399 gene encoding aspartyl protease family protein At5g10770 → MATAPHHSMSIIFLFCVVVLSSLFLGCICSSLDDVHHTIQVSSLLPESSCKSSLTPQQDDDKRSKLRVVHKHGPCNQLVQDRANAPTHEQILLRDQSRVKSIQSRFSKTTSTITSDTNRVRDSKANLPALSGSTVGAGNYIVTVGLGTPKKDLSLIFDTGSDLTWTQCEPCVKYCYKQKEPTFNPSLSASYTNISCSSSLCSALISATGNTPGCTSSTCVYGIQYGDSSFSVGFFGKEKLTLTSTEAFDNFLFGCGQNNQGLFGGAAGLLGLGRDKLSLVQQTASKYGKYFSYCLPSSSSSTGHLTFGRGSGASSSVKFTPLATISQGDNFYGINIEGISVGGTKLPISSSIFSNAPGIIDSGTVITRLPPTAYSALSSAFKKLMTRYPTAPALSILDTCYDLSKYKSATIPKVSFLFSGGTNVDLDPSGILYAASASQVCLAFAGNGDDTDVLIYGNVQQQSFEVVYDVAGLKLGFGPKGCA, encoded by the exons ATGGCGACTGCGCCGCATCATTCGATGTccattatttttctgttttgcgTGGTTGTGCTGAGCTCTCTTTTTCTCGGCTGCATCTGCTCTTCTCTCGACGACGTTCATCACACCATTCAAGTCAGCTCTCTCCTGCCAGAGTCTTCTTGCAAATCCTCCCTCACCCCTCaacaag atgatGACAAAAGATCAAAGCTCAGAGTGGTCCACAAGCATGGCCCTTGCAACCAACTGGTTCAGGACAGAGCAAATGCACCAACCCATGAGCAAATCCTCCTCCGAGATCAATCAAGGGTCAAGTCCATTCAATCAAGGTTCTCCAAAACCACTAGTACCATTACCAGCGACACCAATCGCGTGAGGGACTCGAAGGCTAATCTTCCAGCGCTATCGGGCAGCACAGTCGGCGCGGGCAATTACATAGTGACCGTGGGCCTCGGCACGCCGAAGAAGGACCTGTCCCTCATTTTCGACACGGGTAGTGACCTCACTTGGACCCAGTGCGAGCCGTGCGTGAAATACTGCTACAAGCAAAAAGAGCCGACTTTTAACCCTTCACTGTCCGCATCCTATACCAACATCTCTTGTTCCTCCTCACTCTGCTCTGCCCTCATTTCTGCCACAG GAAACACTCCGGGGTGCACATCGTCGACGTGTGTCTACGGCATACAGTATGGAGACTCCTCGTTCTCAGTTGGGTTCTTCGGAAAAGAGAAATTGACATTGACGTCCACGGAGgcatttgacaattttttatttggttgtggCCAGAACAACCAAGGCCTCTTCGGCGGGGCTGCAGGGCTGCTTGGACTCGGCCGAGACAAACTTTCTTTAGTGCAACAAACCGCGAGCAAGTACGGCAAGTATTTTTCGTATTGCCTACCATCGTCATCTAGCTCCACCGGACACTTGACCTTTGGCAGAGGCAGTGGAGCATCTAGTTCCGTAAAATTCACGCCCTTGGCTACAATCTCGCAAGGTGATAATTTTTATGGCATCAACATAGAAGGAATAAGTGTAGGCGGGACTAAACTGCCGATCTCCTCAAGTATTTTCTCGAATGCCCCCGGGATCATAGACTCGGGCACTGTGATCACTCGCTTGCCACCCACTGCATATAGCGCACTCTCTAGCGctttcaagaaattgatgacAAGATATCCAACGGCACCTGCTCTTTCGATCCTAGACACCTGCTATGACCTTAGCAAGTATAAGTCGGCGACAATACCGAAAGTCAGCTTCCTTTTTAGCGGTGGAACCAATGTTGACTTGGACCCTTCAGGAATATTGTATGCTGCGAGTGCGTCGCAGGTCTGCCTGGCATTTGCTGGAAATGGGGATGATACGGACGTTCTGATATATGGGAATGTGCAGCAGCAGAGTTTTGAGGTGGTGTATGATGTCGCTGGATTGAAGCTTGGGTTTGGTCCAAAGGGTTGTGCCTAA